Proteins found in one Alteromonas macleodii genomic segment:
- a CDS encoding TonB-dependent receptor plug domain-containing protein — translation MQQAKFNASAFKLSLIASAIAGMPFSTSVLAQDQASVDEQDVEQIQIVGSRRVGRTVNDSPVPIDIIDASSIEATGLTETNMILNQLLPSFNFPQPSVTDGTDHVRPAQLRGLAPDHTLVLVNGKRRHTSALLNLNGSVGRGSSAVDLNAIPANAIKRIEVLRDGAAAQYGSDAIAGVINIVLKDAAEGGEVSATYGANVTTMDGVPNLEGVSIGADGNLAFEEGSDREVTDGQTFTLRGNMGFEWGDDGFVNVSAEYRDRGQANRADYDQRENYARDAEGNLDPRELTVNRYNHVYGNGEVEDYALFINAGKALTDSIEFYTTAGYSTRDSLGSGFYRRAQDSRNIVEIYPDGFLPSIQTDITDMSFIAGIKGYGDVWNYDLSLTHGGNELEYGVVNTLNTSLGPTSQTEFDAGTLEYDTTIINADASRLVDTGLFYSEMNFAMGAEYRHEGYDITAGEENSYIQGTFGPGGAVTDPVDGPFGAAGAQVFPGFTPESAGDNSRHNYSFYVDVEADVVENWNVAVAGRYEDYSDFGSTFNWKMSHRVTVSDAFALRASVSTGFRAPSLQQQYFTSIATVFVDGEPTETGTFAPSSEVAQALGSPGLDAEESNNYSAGFTYSPTADFNLTVDFYRIDIDDRIVLSNNLSGEAIEALLEGTGANQARFFLNAIDSRTEGVDIVSTYTLNTADYGAFNFNAGANFNDNEVTSVIDAPDVLQNAGFDQDNLFDDVELRRFETASPDSKLNLGVTWNYDRYTTTLRTTRYGEVEDPSSVEARNEIIPSEWITDLDIRIALTEGLTVSVGANNVFDVYPEPTRDLVDEVTTFSRLFSYSGFSPYGFTGRFVYGKVAYRF, via the coding sequence ATGCAACAGGCAAAATTTAACGCTTCTGCTTTTAAGCTTTCCCTTATTGCTTCTGCAATAGCTGGAATGCCTTTTTCCACGTCGGTTCTTGCACAAGACCAAGCTTCTGTTGATGAGCAAGATGTTGAGCAAATTCAAATTGTAGGTTCACGACGAGTTGGCCGCACTGTCAATGACTCTCCTGTTCCAATTGATATCATCGACGCTTCTTCGATAGAAGCGACGGGCTTAACTGAAACCAATATGATTTTGAATCAGTTGCTGCCAAGCTTTAACTTTCCTCAACCCTCAGTTACCGATGGTACAGACCACGTGCGTCCAGCCCAGCTGCGAGGCTTAGCACCTGACCATACCCTGGTATTGGTAAATGGAAAACGCCGTCATACTTCAGCGCTGCTTAATCTTAATGGATCGGTAGGGCGAGGCTCGTCGGCAGTAGATTTAAACGCTATTCCTGCTAACGCTATCAAACGAATTGAAGTGTTGCGCGACGGAGCTGCAGCGCAATATGGTTCAGACGCTATCGCTGGCGTAATCAATATTGTATTGAAAGACGCCGCTGAAGGTGGAGAAGTATCGGCGACTTACGGTGCTAACGTAACGACTATGGACGGCGTACCTAACCTTGAAGGGGTAAGTATTGGCGCTGACGGTAATTTAGCATTTGAAGAAGGCAGTGACCGAGAGGTAACCGACGGTCAAACCTTTACCCTTCGCGGTAACATGGGCTTTGAGTGGGGGGACGATGGCTTTGTAAACGTTTCTGCAGAATATCGCGACCGCGGCCAAGCAAATCGTGCAGACTACGATCAGCGAGAAAACTATGCCCGCGATGCAGAAGGTAATTTAGATCCTCGTGAGCTTACGGTTAATCGCTACAACCACGTTTATGGAAACGGCGAGGTAGAAGACTACGCACTGTTCATCAATGCGGGTAAAGCACTCACCGATAGCATTGAGTTTTACACTACAGCCGGTTATAGCACTCGTGACTCTCTTGGTAGTGGCTTTTATCGCCGAGCTCAAGACTCACGTAACATTGTTGAGATATACCCAGATGGTTTCTTACCTTCTATCCAAACCGATATTACCGATATGTCGTTTATCGCTGGAATTAAAGGCTATGGCGATGTCTGGAATTACGACCTATCGTTAACTCACGGTGGTAACGAGCTAGAATACGGTGTAGTAAACACATTAAATACGTCACTTGGCCCAACAAGCCAAACTGAGTTTGATGCCGGTACGCTAGAGTACGATACCACTATCATTAATGCAGACGCGTCTCGATTGGTGGATACTGGCTTGTTTTATAGCGAGATGAACTTCGCAATGGGAGCAGAATACCGTCACGAAGGTTACGATATTACAGCCGGTGAAGAAAACTCTTACATTCAAGGTACCTTTGGCCCTGGTGGAGCGGTAACTGACCCAGTAGATGGGCCGTTTGGCGCGGCTGGCGCGCAAGTATTCCCTGGCTTCACTCCAGAGTCTGCAGGTGATAATAGCCGTCACAACTACAGCTTTTATGTTGATGTAGAAGCCGATGTTGTAGAAAACTGGAATGTAGCAGTGGCAGGGCGCTATGAGGATTATTCTGATTTTGGCAGCACCTTTAACTGGAAAATGTCGCACCGTGTAACGGTCAGTGATGCATTTGCTCTTCGTGCGTCGGTATCAACAGGCTTCAGAGCACCGTCTCTTCAGCAGCAGTATTTTACCTCTATTGCCACCGTATTTGTTGATGGCGAGCCAACTGAAACTGGCACCTTTGCGCCATCAAGTGAGGTTGCACAAGCGCTTGGTAGCCCAGGCTTAGATGCAGAAGAGTCGAATAACTACAGTGCAGGTTTTACCTACTCGCCCACAGCCGATTTCAACTTAACCGTAGACTTCTATCGCATTGATATTGATGATCGTATTGTGCTGTCTAACAACCTTTCGGGTGAAGCAATTGAAGCATTACTAGAGGGAACGGGCGCTAACCAGGCAAGATTCTTCTTAAACGCGATTGATTCACGTACAGAGGGCGTAGATATTGTTTCTACCTATACACTTAATACGGCAGACTACGGTGCATTCAACTTTAACGCAGGCGCTAACTTTAATGATAATGAAGTAACCAGTGTAATCGATGCACCTGATGTACTTCAAAATGCAGGGTTTGATCAGGATAACTTGTTTGATGATGTAGAGCTTCGTCGTTTCGAAACTGCTTCACCTGACAGCAAGCTGAACTTAGGTGTGACGTGGAATTACGACCGTTACACCACTACGCTTCGTACTACACGCTATGGTGAAGTAGAAGATCCATCATCAGTTGAAGCAAGAAATGAAATCATTCCCTCAGAATGGATTACAGATTTAGATATTCGCATTGCGCTAACGGAAGGGCTAACCGTTTCTGTAGGTGCTAATAATGTCTTTGATGTATACCCAGAGCCAACGCGAGATCTTGTTGATGAAGTAACGACTTTCTCTCGCCTGTTTTCCTATTCAGGCTTCTCGCCGTACGGCTTTACCGGCCGTTTTGTTTACGGAAAAGTTGCATATCGTTTTTAA
- a CDS encoding ribose-phosphate pyrophosphokinase translates to MTTHRLKLVLIFTSVLTLVACSQEEANKDINMVDKEKQMDTKVESMPKELVAEPVTQAEAIEENVKGEVSMKGSIIYKDLEGGFYAFIAENGDRYTLHGLDETYQKNGLVVEVKGTPKPDMMTFTQFGTVLQVSSVKVLDTSKVIDNLQTK, encoded by the coding sequence ATGACAACACATCGCCTTAAACTTGTACTTATTTTTACTTCAGTACTTACGCTTGTAGCTTGCTCTCAAGAAGAAGCCAATAAGGACATCAACATGGTAGATAAAGAAAAACAAATGGACACAAAGGTTGAGTCTATGCCTAAAGAACTGGTTGCTGAGCCTGTTACACAAGCTGAAGCTATTGAAGAGAACGTGAAAGGTGAAGTATCTATGAAAGGCAGCATTATATATAAAGACTTAGAGGGCGGTTTTTATGCGTTTATTGCAGAGAATGGCGATCGTTACACTCTACATGGATTAGATGAAACTTATCAAAAGAATGGCCTCGTTGTTGAAGTCAAAGGTACACCTAAGCCTGATATGATGACGTTCACCCAATTTGGTACTGTACTTCAAGTATCAAGCGTTAAAGTTCTTGATACCAGCAAGGTCATTGATAACCTGCAAACGAAATAG
- the pth gene encoding aminoacyl-tRNA hydrolase, protein MADIRLIVGLGNPGPEYENTRHNAGEWFLNQLADTYNAPLKPETKFFGKTARITIAGKDVRLLYPTTFMNKSGQAVAALANFYRIEPEQILVAFDELDLPPGVAKYKVGGSSSQNGVRDIVAKMGNNKNFLRLRIGIGHPGHKSRVTGHVLGKPPADEKAAIESAVDEAVRCTEILLKEDLKQAQNRLHSHKG, encoded by the coding sequence TTGGCTGATATCCGCCTAATCGTGGGCCTGGGTAATCCAGGCCCCGAATATGAAAATACCCGACACAATGCCGGTGAATGGTTTCTCAACCAACTTGCCGACACCTATAACGCCCCGCTAAAACCAGAAACCAAATTCTTCGGTAAGACTGCTCGCATTACTATTGCTGGCAAAGATGTCCGTTTGCTCTACCCCACTACGTTTATGAATAAAAGTGGACAAGCCGTAGCAGCACTGGCTAATTTTTACCGCATAGAACCAGAACAAATATTAGTAGCATTTGACGAATTAGATTTGCCTCCCGGCGTAGCAAAATACAAAGTGGGTGGAAGTTCTAGTCAAAACGGCGTACGTGACATTGTGGCTAAAATGGGTAACAACAAGAATTTTTTGCGTTTGCGCATAGGTATTGGTCATCCAGGTCATAAAAGCCGAGTAACCGGCCATGTTCTTGGTAAGCCACCAGCGGATGAAAAGGCAGCTATTGAAAGCGCCGTTGATGAAGCGGTACGCTGTACCGAAATTTTGCTGAAAGAAGACCTTAAGCAAGCACAGAACAGGTTGCACTCTCACAAAGGGTAA
- the ychF gene encoding redox-regulated ATPase YchF, whose protein sequence is MGFKCGIVGLPNVGKSTLFNALTKAGIEAANFPFCTIEPNTGVVPVPDLRLDKLAEIVNPQRVIPTTMEFVDIAGLVEGASKGEGLGNKFLANIRETDAIGHVVRCFDDENIVHVAGRVSPKDDIDVINTELALSDLETTEKALHRVAKRAKGGDADAKYEMKVLEKIKPHLDEGLLLRSLELSKEELAAISYMNMLTLKPTMYIANVNEDGFENNPYLDQVKEIASGENATVVAVCASIESDIAELEDDEREEFMQDMGLEEPGLNRVIRAGYNLLTLQTYFTAGVKEVRAWTFPEGSTAPQAAGKIHTDFEKGFIRAEIVSYDHFVEFNGEQGAKDAGKWRLEGKDYIVKDGDVIHFRFNV, encoded by the coding sequence ATGGGTTTTAAATGCGGTATTGTTGGCCTACCAAACGTAGGTAAATCAACACTTTTCAATGCATTAACAAAAGCAGGTATCGAAGCGGCCAACTTCCCTTTCTGTACCATCGAGCCAAACACAGGCGTAGTACCTGTGCCAGATCTTCGTTTGGACAAGTTGGCTGAAATCGTAAATCCACAGCGCGTTATTCCTACTACTATGGAATTCGTTGATATTGCGGGTTTGGTAGAAGGCGCATCTAAAGGTGAAGGCTTAGGTAATAAATTCCTAGCGAACATTCGTGAAACCGACGCTATCGGTCACGTAGTACGCTGCTTCGATGATGAAAACATTGTTCACGTTGCAGGTCGCGTTAGCCCTAAAGATGACATCGATGTTATTAATACCGAGCTTGCGCTATCTGATCTAGAAACCACAGAAAAAGCACTTCACCGTGTAGCAAAGCGCGCTAAAGGCGGCGACGCTGACGCTAAGTACGAAATGAAAGTACTTGAAAAGATTAAGCCGCACCTAGATGAAGGCTTATTACTTCGTTCACTTGAGCTTAGCAAAGAAGAACTTGCGGCAATCAGCTACATGAACATGCTTACTCTTAAGCCAACTATGTACATTGCTAACGTAAATGAAGACGGCTTTGAAAACAACCCGTACCTTGACCAGGTAAAAGAGATAGCATCTGGCGAGAATGCGACTGTAGTAGCCGTTTGCGCATCTATCGAGTCTGATATCGCGGAGCTTGAAGATGACGAGCGCGAAGAGTTTATGCAAGATATGGGATTAGAAGAGCCGGGGCTTAACCGCGTAATTCGTGCCGGTTATAACTTGCTAACGCTTCAAACTTACTTTACCGCAGGTGTTAAAGAAGTGCGCGCTTGGACTTTCCCTGAAGGTTCAACTGCTCCACAAGCAGCGGGTAAAATTCACACCGACTTTGAGAAAGGCTTTATTCGTGCCGAAATAGTGAGCTACGATCACTTTGTCGAGTTTAACGGCGAACAAGGTGCTAAAGATGCAGGTAAATGGCGTCTTGAAGGTAAAGACTACATTGTTAAAGATGGTGACGTTATTCACTTCCGCTTTAACGTGTAA
- a CDS encoding 50S ribosomal protein L25/general stress protein Ctc has product MSEANFKLDASVRTDLGKGASRRLRREDKLPGIIYGGEEAPVSITLDHNKVNNSADFEAFYSHVLELNLDGKVVEVLVKDMQRHPYKPKIMHIDFQRVIAGEDVHTNVPLHFVNEEKSAAVKAGGIAEHHVTEIEVTCLPKNLPEFIEVDMAAVEMGQTLHLSDLTLPAGVSSVELAKNDEAHDLAVVTVKPAPKAADAEEDGEEEASEE; this is encoded by the coding sequence ATGTCTGAAGCAAATTTCAAACTAGATGCTTCTGTTCGTACAGACCTAGGGAAAGGTGCGAGCCGCCGCCTACGTCGCGAAGATAAGCTTCCTGGTATCATCTACGGTGGTGAAGAAGCACCAGTTTCTATCACACTAGATCACAACAAAGTTAACAACTCTGCTGACTTTGAAGCGTTTTACTCTCACGTTCTTGAACTAAACCTAGACGGTAAAGTTGTTGAAGTTCTAGTTAAAGACATGCAGCGTCACCCGTACAAGCCAAAGATCATGCACATTGACTTCCAACGTGTAATCGCTGGCGAAGACGTTCACACTAACGTACCACTTCACTTCGTAAACGAAGAGAAGTCTGCTGCTGTTAAAGCTGGCGGTATCGCTGAGCACCACGTAACTGAAATTGAAGTTACTTGTCTGCCTAAGAACCTTCCAGAGTTCATCGAAGTAGATATGGCTGCTGTTGAAATGGGTCAAACGCTACACCTTTCTGACCTAACACTTCCAGCTGGCGTTTCTTCAGTAGAACTTGCTAAGAACGACGAAGCTCACGACCTAGCAGTTGTGACTGTTAAGCCTGCTCCTAAAGCGGCTGACGCAGAAGAAGACGGCGAAGAAGAAGCTTCAGAGGAATAA
- a CDS encoding alanine/glycine:cation symporter family protein, with protein MINEFVSLVNNILWGDGQVLIIMLLACGIWFTVKLGGVQLRHFGHMFSLLKGSNTSSKDGISSFQALCTSLSARVGTGNLAGVAVAISLGGAGAIFWMWMIALLGMATGFAESVLGQLYKVRDENGEFRGGPAYYIKQGLNKTWLAVAFSLCLFFGYGFVFSAVQANTITDALNNAYSFPAEYVGLAIIALAALIVVGGLKSIARFAEFVVPFMGIGYVLVALAITFINISELPAMLLDIIKSAFGLQEAGAGALGAAIKNGIQRGLYSNEAGSGSVPHAAASAVPNPNHPVSQGYIQMLGVFLDTLVLCTSTAFIILLAGGSSSDQMEGIRLTQDAMSSHLGEGGTDFVAAAISLFAFTSVVANYAYGESNLHMFKLDNKIGRLVYTIGYLGMIYWGAQAALPQVWAMADMALGLMTVINIIAIVWMTPTIVSISKDYFKKKDTGADMEYKAGDCEIQGKSEDGVWD; from the coding sequence GTGATAAACGAATTCGTTTCATTAGTTAACAATATTCTGTGGGGAGACGGCCAGGTACTTATTATCATGCTTCTGGCATGTGGTATTTGGTTTACCGTAAAACTAGGCGGTGTACAGCTTAGACATTTCGGTCATATGTTCAGCCTGCTTAAAGGCAGTAACACCTCTTCTAAAGATGGGATCAGTTCATTTCAAGCTTTATGTACCAGTTTATCTGCCCGTGTGGGTACTGGTAACTTAGCTGGCGTTGCGGTTGCTATATCACTAGGTGGCGCTGGCGCTATCTTTTGGATGTGGATGATTGCCCTTCTTGGTATGGCAACAGGCTTTGCTGAAAGTGTTTTGGGTCAGCTTTACAAAGTACGTGACGAAAACGGCGAATTTCGTGGCGGCCCAGCTTACTACATTAAGCAGGGGTTAAATAAAACGTGGTTAGCTGTCGCTTTCTCGCTGTGTTTGTTCTTTGGCTACGGTTTTGTTTTCAGTGCCGTACAAGCTAACACTATTACCGATGCATTAAACAATGCGTACTCTTTCCCTGCTGAATATGTTGGCCTAGCCATTATTGCCCTAGCCGCTTTAATTGTAGTGGGAGGGCTTAAAAGCATTGCCCGCTTTGCCGAGTTTGTGGTTCCTTTCATGGGGATTGGCTACGTACTAGTAGCGCTCGCCATCACCTTCATTAATATTTCCGAACTGCCCGCTATGCTGCTTGATATTATAAAGTCAGCATTTGGCTTGCAGGAAGCTGGCGCTGGCGCACTAGGTGCTGCCATTAAAAATGGAATTCAGCGTGGTCTCTATTCAAATGAAGCGGGTAGCGGCTCTGTACCGCACGCAGCAGCAAGTGCTGTTCCAAACCCTAATCACCCAGTATCTCAAGGTTACATTCAGATGCTTGGCGTTTTCTTAGATACGCTAGTACTGTGTACGTCTACTGCCTTTATCATTCTACTTGCTGGCGGTTCAAGCTCTGATCAAATGGAAGGCATACGCTTAACCCAAGACGCGATGAGTAGTCACTTAGGTGAAGGCGGTACCGACTTTGTGGCAGCCGCCATCAGCTTATTTGCATTCACATCTGTAGTAGCAAACTACGCCTACGGCGAAAGTAACCTGCACATGTTCAAGCTGGATAATAAAATAGGCCGTTTGGTCTACACTATTGGCTATTTAGGCATGATTTATTGGGGTGCACAAGCAGCGCTACCTCAGGTATGGGCCATGGCCGACATGGCGCTAGGTTTAATGACGGTAATCAACATCATCGCTATTGTATGGATGACCCCAACCATTGTTTCTATCAGCAAAGACTACTTTAAGAAAAAAGACACTGGCGCAGACATGGAATACAAAGCGGGTGACTGTGAAATACAGGGTAAGTCAGAAGATGGCGTGTGGGATTAA
- a CDS encoding cupin domain-containing protein — protein MLNMNFDERLVINTQKQEWQPSPSSTVWRKPLEREAKESGHTTSVVKYEPGASFKQHSHPYGEEILVLEGVFSDEHGDYPAGTYLRNPPGSKHSPFSKEGCVILVKLNQFDKRDLAEVRVNTNTAEWLQGQGGLEVMPLHNFEHEHVALVKWPVGEVFKPHKHFGGEEIFVLSGTFKDEHGEYPKGTWIRSPHMSQHHPYVDEETIIWVKTGHLPVAL, from the coding sequence ATGTTAAATATGAACTTTGATGAACGCTTAGTTATCAATACACAAAAGCAAGAGTGGCAGCCGTCACCGTCTTCCACTGTTTGGCGTAAGCCGTTAGAGCGTGAAGCAAAAGAGTCTGGCCATACAACCAGCGTGGTGAAATACGAGCCTGGCGCCAGCTTCAAACAGCATAGCCATCCGTACGGAGAAGAAATTCTAGTGCTTGAAGGCGTGTTTTCCGATGAGCATGGAGACTACCCTGCAGGCACATACCTGCGCAATCCTCCAGGCAGTAAACACAGCCCGTTTAGTAAAGAAGGCTGCGTGATCTTGGTTAAACTGAATCAATTCGATAAGCGCGATTTAGCTGAGGTTAGAGTGAACACGAATACGGCAGAATGGCTGCAAGGGCAGGGCGGTTTAGAGGTGATGCCGCTTCACAACTTTGAGCATGAACATGTTGCGCTGGTTAAGTGGCCTGTTGGCGAGGTATTTAAGCCCCACAAGCATTTCGGTGGTGAAGAAATATTTGTACTGTCTGGGACGTTTAAAGACGAGCATGGTGAATACCCCAAAGGTACATGGATAAGAAGCCCGCATATGAGTCAGCATCATCCATACGTTGATGAAGAAACAATCATCTGGGTTAAGACAGGGCATTTGCCAGTGGCGTTGTAA
- a CDS encoding TetR/AcrR family transcriptional regulator, which translates to MKYDHDDIIEKATTLFWQRGFHAAGMRDIQQALDMRPGSIYARFQSKEGLFKLVVEQYAQNSAARLKQVAQAESPLNALYSFFETALTGPNEQRYMRQCLLVKSIAELDIIGEVAKKAVLESMQTLKAGFRDIIEACIENGELPEYTPTKLAAEWLQNQFVGLRAFALMQDENTATMQMIDKVMIDLKGQWPQKTH; encoded by the coding sequence ATGAAATATGATCACGATGACATTATTGAAAAAGCCACTACGCTTTTTTGGCAACGAGGCTTTCATGCTGCGGGTATGCGCGATATTCAACAAGCGTTAGATATGCGCCCCGGCAGTATCTACGCTCGCTTTCAAAGTAAAGAAGGTTTATTCAAGCTTGTTGTTGAACAATATGCGCAAAATAGCGCAGCGCGGTTAAAGCAAGTAGCACAGGCCGAATCGCCTTTAAATGCGCTTTATAGCTTTTTTGAAACGGCACTAACTGGCCCTAATGAACAGCGCTATATGCGCCAGTGCTTGCTAGTAAAGTCTATTGCAGAACTAGATATCATTGGTGAGGTGGCAAAAAAAGCCGTACTTGAAAGCATGCAAACCCTTAAGGCTGGTTTCAGAGATATTATAGAAGCCTGTATAGAAAACGGTGAACTGCCCGAATATACGCCAACGAAACTGGCCGCAGAGTGGCTTCAGAATCAATTCGTAGGTTTACGTGCGTTCGCCCTTATGCAAGATGAAAACACAGCAACTATGCAGATGATCGACAAAGTAATGATCGATTTAAAAGGGCAATGGCCGCAAAAAACGCATTAA
- a CDS encoding carboxymuconolactone decarboxylase family protein, producing MSDFKLHTKDTAPEAAKPLIDNSVSAFGMLPNLHAVMAEAPTLLEGYQVLHKLAQETSFNAEELTVVWQAVNVEHACHYCVPAHTGIAKSMKVSDDLIEELRNDETLSDSKLNTLKETVLAVTRGRGNVDSAQLDAFYSAGYKHQQLLEIILILAQKVMSNYTNHLAETPVDEPFKQFEWSPK from the coding sequence ATGAGCGATTTTAAATTACATACAAAAGACACAGCGCCAGAGGCGGCAAAGCCACTAATCGATAATTCGGTTAGCGCATTCGGTATGCTTCCTAACCTACATGCAGTAATGGCAGAAGCGCCAACGTTGCTTGAAGGTTATCAAGTACTACACAAGCTAGCCCAAGAAACCTCGTTTAACGCTGAAGAACTAACAGTAGTTTGGCAGGCAGTAAACGTAGAACATGCATGTCATTACTGTGTACCTGCGCATACTGGCATTGCTAAAAGCATGAAAGTAAGTGATGACTTAATAGAAGAGCTACGCAACGATGAAACATTGTCTGATAGCAAATTAAATACGCTAAAAGAGACCGTACTTGCCGTAACTCGCGGTCGCGGCAATGTTGATAGTGCGCAGCTAGATGCGTTTTACAGTGCAGGCTATAAGCACCAGCAACTACTTGAAATTATTCTTATTTTGGCGCAAAAAGTGATGAGTAACTATACAAACCACTTAGCCGAAACACCGGTTGATGAGCCGTTCAAGCAATTCGAATGGTCACCTAAATAA
- a CDS encoding peptidylprolyl isomerase yields the protein MAPTLVSNADSWYQVPQANTVTFKTAHGDVVIALHPTLAPKHVARFKALIDAGFYNEQAFYRVVDGFVAQAGSNDTHDTSQFAANLLKPISAEFTQPLNSNVKLVESKDMFAPNTGFLDGFPVGIDKNRKEMWGLHCPGVVAFARNSEKDTASTEFYIVIGQAPRHLDRNMSVVGRVVKGMELLQKLPRGNMDTGGVLDEITQESKIKQAFVHTSNSTPYFLQTPRHEEYKKRVNTGKNLDNPFFHDNTYGPRPIDVCYYQTKASDKTW from the coding sequence ATGGCGCCAACATTGGTAAGCAATGCCGATAGTTGGTATCAGGTACCCCAAGCTAATACGGTAACTTTTAAAACCGCACATGGCGATGTGGTTATTGCACTTCACCCAACACTTGCGCCAAAGCATGTGGCCAGGTTCAAAGCGCTTATAGACGCAGGCTTTTACAACGAGCAAGCGTTTTATCGTGTAGTAGATGGATTTGTCGCACAAGCGGGCAGCAATGACACCCACGACACATCTCAATTTGCAGCAAATCTGCTTAAGCCAATAAGCGCTGAATTTACTCAGCCACTTAATAGCAATGTAAAATTGGTCGAATCTAAGGATATGTTTGCACCTAATACTGGATTTTTAGACGGATTCCCAGTGGGTATAGATAAAAATCGAAAAGAAATGTGGGGGCTTCACTGCCCTGGTGTTGTGGCGTTTGCTCGCAATAGCGAAAAAGATACCGCCAGTACCGAGTTTTATATTGTAATTGGTCAAGCGCCACGACACTTAGATAGAAATATGTCGGTGGTAGGCCGTGTGGTGAAGGGGATGGAACTACTTCAAAAATTACCTAGAGGCAATATGGACACAGGTGGTGTACTAGATGAGATAACCCAAGAGAGTAAAATTAAGCAGGCTTTTGTGCATACTAGCAACTCAACGCCTTACTTTTTACAAACACCACGCCATGAAGAATATAAAAAACGAGTGAATACAGGAAAAAACCTAGATAACCCGTTTTTTCATGATAATACCTATGGCCCGCGCCCTATTGACGTGTGTTATTACCAGACAAAAGCCAGTGACAAAACTTGGTAA
- a CDS encoding flavin reductase family protein yields MSQTHFYQPKEGHGLAHDPFNAIIAPRPIGWISTKSKAGVLNLAPYSFFNALNYTPPIIGFSVVGSKKDSLINVQETGEFCWNLVSQDLVDAMNKTSKPLASEESEFDHAGLQTVESEIVQVPRVKASKVSMECKLTDVVQLKTASGDAVNSWFIMGEVVGVHIDKSLIENGVYSTLKSAPVSRGGGRGDYYTISQDNFFEMLRPE; encoded by the coding sequence TTGTCACAAACGCATTTTTATCAACCAAAAGAAGGTCATGGCTTAGCTCACGACCCCTTTAACGCGATTATTGCACCGCGCCCCATAGGGTGGATTTCTACAAAATCAAAAGCGGGTGTGCTAAACCTTGCCCCTTACAGCTTTTTCAATGCCCTTAATTATACGCCGCCAATTATCGGCTTTTCTGTAGTAGGCAGTAAGAAAGACTCATTGATAAACGTGCAGGAAACAGGCGAGTTTTGCTGGAATCTCGTATCCCAAGATTTGGTTGATGCGATGAATAAAACAAGCAAGCCTTTAGCATCTGAGGAAAGCGAGTTCGACCATGCTGGACTTCAAACCGTAGAAAGCGAAATAGTGCAGGTTCCTCGCGTGAAAGCCAGTAAGGTGAGCATGGAGTGTAAGCTTACCGATGTGGTCCAGCTTAAGACGGCTTCAGGTGATGCGGTGAATAGTTGGTTCATTATGGGCGAAGTCGTGGGCGTACACATCGATAAGTCGCTAATTGAAAACGGTGTTTACAGTACGCTAAAAAGCGCGCCAGTGAGTCGTGGCGGCGGACGAGGTGATTACTACACTATATCCCAAGATAATTTTTTCGAAATGCTAAGACCTGAGTAA
- a CDS encoding acyl-CoA thioesterase: protein MTARSVAFSRTRLTELMVPSFANFGGKVHGGVILSLMDKVAYACASKHAGAYCVTVTVDGVEFLQPVEVGDLLHLDATVHYVGNTSLVVGIKVTTENIKTNEVKHTNNSFFTMVAKDDSGKPVAVPELELSTHYEMRNFVTAIRRSKIRKEAQVKLQRDYDAFIPKEDFALLDAHRCTVTFDRDDVPAKQNDED, encoded by the coding sequence ATGACTGCACGAAGTGTCGCATTTTCGAGAACAAGACTTACTGAATTAATGGTACCGTCATTCGCTAATTTTGGCGGAAAAGTACATGGTGGCGTTATCTTATCTTTAATGGATAAGGTCGCTTACGCGTGTGCAAGTAAGCATGCAGGCGCCTACTGCGTTACGGTAACTGTCGACGGCGTTGAATTTCTACAGCCCGTTGAGGTTGGCGATCTTCTTCATCTAGATGCAACTGTGCATTATGTTGGGAACACATCGTTAGTTGTGGGGATAAAGGTAACCACAGAGAACATAAAAACGAACGAGGTTAAGCATACTAATAATAGTTTCTTTACCATGGTAGCCAAAGATGACAGCGGTAAACCTGTGGCCGTTCCTGAACTTGAACTATCTACTCACTATGAAATGCGAAACTTTGTCACCGCTATTCGCCGCAGTAAAATTCGTAAAGAAGCGCAAGTTAAGCTTCAACGTGATTACGATGCATTTATTCCTAAAGAAGACTTTGCGCTTCTCGATGCGCATAGATGCACCGTTACTTTTGACCGGGATGATGTGCCTGCAAAACAAAACGATGAAGATTAG